The following is a genomic window from Paraburkholderia largidicola.
GAGCAAGCCGGCGCCTGGCCCAAGTCCGAAGCCATGTCCACTGAAACCGGATGCGATCACGAGACCGGGTTTCGCATCAACCTTCGAGATGACGGGGACGAGGTCCGGTGTCGTATCGATCGCACCCGCCCATGCGTGCGCGATCCGTAAGCCTGACAGCTCGGGAAACACGTTCGCCACGTTCTGCAGAGCCCGCTCAAGCCATTCGGTATCAGCGCGCGGTTCCAACACTCGTGTTTTTTCGAACGGCGAGATGTCATCGTCGCACCAACGCGCGCTCGCCTCTGGCCCGTGGAAGAAGCTGGCACCAACCCGAATCTTCAGTTTTTTCTTCAGTTTGCTGCGGAACATGGTGCGAAACTTCGCTGAATGCCGCAGGTTTTGCGGAGCGAGTTCAACGCGCCCATAGCCAGGGACCGCGATCGTATAGCCACCGTCCAACCTTCGCCTGAGTGCGAAGTTAGGTCCAGAAAAACAGCCTTCGATGACACCAGGCGCCTCAGCGGTACGCAGCGCCGTTCCGATCACGTTGATGGCGGGCAGGTCGATGTCATGATGCTGGCAGAACAACGCGCTCCAGGCTCCTGCCGCGAGAACAACGGAGTCCGCTGCGAGCCGGCCGCGCTCCGTCCAGATGCCGGAAACACGCCCCGCACTCGTGTCGAGACTTCGCACCGCGCAGTTCTGGTATATCTTCGCGCCGAGAACTTGCGCGCCACGTGCAATCGCGGGCGCGGCTTTCGACGGCTCCGCGCGCCCGTCCGTGACCGACCAGAGACCTCCAGCCCACTTCGCGCGTCCGGACGGAATGCGCGCAGCCAGCTCGCGCGCACTGAGGATCTCGCTGTTAAAGCCGACTTCCCGCGCCCGGGCAAGCCACAATTCCCATTGCGCGACTTCAGAATCGTGCTCCGTGCCGTACAGAATGCCCGCCTGCCGAAACCCGATATCCTCGCCTATTTCGTTACTGAGTTCGTCCCAGCGCCTGAGGCTCTGCATCGCGAGCGGTAACTCATAGAGGTCGCGGTTCTGCTGACGTACCCAGCCCCAGTTGCGGCCCGACTGCTCGCAGCCAATGATGCCCTTTTCCAGTAAGGCCACCTGGACGCCGCGTCGCGCCAGTTCATACGCGGTGCTCACGCCGACGATGCCGCCGCCTATCACCGCGACATCGCATCTCTCGGGGAAATCCTCGCTATTCGTGACGTCGTCGATCCTTAGCATTTCACAGCCGCCGGTTGCCGCTTTTCGGTAGATACTGCGGTAAAGATTCTGCGGAAATGCGCACATGAGAACGATTTCCGATCCGCAGCTAGTAGACGCTATTTTCCGATCTCCGACCGCTTCTCTGATAGGACGATCCTGTTGTTTTCGAAACGAATGTAGCGGAATCTGCCACGCGCCAAGCAAAATGGTTGTAGAGAATCCGGAAGCACGGTCCAACGAGTCGCCGCGCTTCTTCTTGGCGTCACTCTTCGATTGGGGCGGGGCTGTCGTTACTGCGACCTGATGTTGGTAACTGACTGCGCGTGGCGAAATTCGTATGTCCGTTGCCGCCGGTCCGGCCGGTTTCCCGCGGTTAAGATCGCCGAATCGCTGTCTCGTTAAAGCATCCGCTCCGGCGACTGACGGAAGATTTGGCTCTTTGCGGGTTTGTGACCCCTTCCGACCGCGCGGCTAGTACATTTAACGCGGTCGAACGAAAGCGATCGAGCTGTGCAGACGTGCGCGGAGAATTTCAGAAATTCACGTTACCAACTCGGAGTCTGTCGTCGACAAACTCGTGGAACGGGGCGTGGTCGCGACCGACGCTGCGTCCAGTGCAATCTCAAGCGAGGATATGTTGAGATGGGCAAGCATTCACGCGCGCTCGTGATCCTTTTCAAGAAGGGCGCGGTGGTTCCGCAACCCATTTAGCGCTCCCGCCGTTACCAGAGAACTTATCGGTAGCCACCGTTCACGGCGTTCGTGAGACTCCACAAGACCACTTGACCGGGACAAGATTTCACCCTCAATGGGTTGAGTTCTCGATTCGATTGACGCTGTGCTTGCCCCGACCCCCGGCGACCATCCGGGCCGACCCGACTCAAGGTCTTGCCTTCCTGGCACCCTTGCCTGGCGGATAGGTCAGGATGGCGCCCGTAATAATGTGAACGAGATGATCCGCGCGCGGCGCAAACGAGGGCAGGTCTACGAGCCAGCCGAGCGCCGCCATCAGGCCGAACAGGTCGTCCCCATTCATATCGTTGCGTGCCGTACCTTCGGCCTGAGCACGAAGCAGGAGTCGCGCGCTGGCCGAGTGCACCGCTGCGCATGAAGCATAAAGAGCGGAGTCCGGGTTCGTGTGGGCCGCCGCCATCAGGGCTACAACGCCCCTATAGCCTTGGGCGAATGCCATCCATTCGCGGAACCAGGACACGAGTGCTTCTTCGGGTGAATTCGACGTTTCGAGTTCACCCGCCTTCTGCGTTAGCGCGTCCAGATTCGTACACAGCAGCGCTTCAAACAAGGCTTCTCGCGACGGGAAGTGACGAAGTAGCGTGGCCAATCCTACATCAGCCCGACGGGCGATATCGCGCATCGACGCATCGGCACCATGCTCGGCGACGACTTCACGGGCGACGGTGAGGATGTGGCTGTAATTTTTTTTTGCATCGGCTCGCATGGATTGCCTTGACCATGTGGATCAGTGATCCATATAATTGGATCACTGATCCGAATATATGAGCATAATATGGATCGGTGATCCAAATGATATAGCGCCTTTGTACCAATGGGAACAGCGGCGCTGCCTTACACCACAAACGAAAGGTGAAAGATTGTGAAAAGATTAGAAGGTAAGGTTGCAGTCATCACGGGCGGAAGCAGCGGGATTGGCTTGGCCACAGCCAGGCGCTTCGTGGAAGAAGGTGCGCACGTCGTGATCACTGGGCGACGAGAGAAAGAGCTGAAGGAGGCAGCCGCCTCAATCAAGCGAAACGTTACGACGGTCGTGGGCGACGTGTCGCGTCTGGAAGATCTGGACCGGCTCTATGCCGTCGTGAAAGAGAAACATGGTCACATCGACGTCCTCTTCGCGAACGCGGGCGCAGGGACAATCGCACCGCTCGCGGTAGCCACTGAGGCCCACTTTGACCAGACCTTCGACGTGAACGTGAAGGGAATGTTCTTTACGGTGCAGAAGGCCCTTCCCCTCTTCAAAGATGGCGGTTCGATTATCCTGAACTCTTCGGTCTCGAACGTCCTCGGGCTCCCGGGATTTACTGCTTACGCCGCGAGTAAGGCGGCTGTACGCAACTTCGCGCGCGGCTGGACTATGGAATTGAAAGACCGCAAGATCCGCGTGAATGCTATGAGTCCCGGAGCAATCGACACCCCGGCCCTAGCGACGACGACGGGCCTTACCGCTGAACAGGCCGAGCAGGCAGTCGCACAGTTCACCACGCAGATCCCAATGGGCCGAAGAGGCATGCCCGAGGAAATCGCGGCAGCAGTCGCGTTCCTCGCCTCCGATGAAAGTTCTTACATCACCGGTGTGGATCTCGCCGTCGATGGAGGCATGGCGCAGGTCTGACCCCGGCGCGCTCCCGTGGCTGGCCCACAAGCCCCGCCAGTCGTGGGACCACGTTTCTCACACTTTAGTTTTAACACAAGGTCGGGGAAATATTACGAGCTAGAGCCTCGCCGATATTGCCGAATCCTTGCCAAGGCGTTTGACCGACGTGACCGACGACAACCCGGCGCGCTACTGGGAGTTCTTCGGCCCGGTGTCGCAAGTCATTCGTGCCTAGGATGAGACCGACGCGATCCGCATCGCAAACGATTAGCCGTTCAACCTGGGCAGCTCAGTGTTCACCCAGGACATCCCGCATGGCATCGAGGTGGCCAGGAAGACTTCCACCGGCACGGTCGACGTCAACCATCCGACCGCGGTGAAGGCCGACCTGCCGTTCGGCGGCGTGCGCCGATTCGGCTATAGGTGCGAGCTGGTTGGCCTTGGCCTAAAGGAGTTCATCAATCACGAGCTGATCGGGCTGACCGATATTGACTGATTGAGACACTTCGCGCGCGATCCGATTCGAGAGCGATGGAGAAATTCCTTATGAGTATCGATAAGAACGTCCAGACCGTGAAGGACTTCTTCGCCGCGATCGGCCGCGGCGACAGGAAGGGTATGCTGGCGCTGGTCGCCGAAGACATCGAGTGGATCATCCCGGGCGAGGACTGGCCATTGGCCGGAACGCGCCACGGACACGCGGGGCTGGCGGATTTGCTTGAGACCGCATTCAGGTCGATAGAAACGTCAATGGAACCCCGGGAGTTCATAGCGCAAGGAGACAGGGTCCTGGTCGTCGGCTCCGCCAGGGAAATGATCAAAGCCCAGCAAAGCTGAGCAACAACAGGACTGAAGGCAGCGTGAACCCGCACCAGGCCGCGAGTCCCCCAAGCCGCCCAGCCCGCAAGATACCGATGGCGTACCCCACCTGGCTGCTGGCAGGCCCGGGAAGGAACTGATAAAGCCCGACCAGATCCATGAAGGTTTCGTCATCGAGCCAGCGGCGCCGCTCCACGAATTCCCGGCGAAAGTACCCGAGGTGAGCAATGGGACCGCCGAAGCAGGTCAATCCCAATTTCAGAAAAACCGCCAGAACCACCGAAGCAGACCCTGGCTGAGTCGAGTGCGCAGAGGTGATACGAGTTTCCATAATTGGCGGTTTTCCAGAACAAGAAGATCAGCACGCCCGCTCGAAGCGCTCGGTTATCGACCGTCGTTCGGGGTGCGACAGCATCGGGAGTTTAATTACGACTCGATCTGGTCCCACGGCGCCCCGGCGTGAACGGTTCATGTCGCCCCGTTCGCACCTCGATGAATTTGCCTTGTCCGGCGTTTTCATCCTATGGATGAGTGCCCACGCGGGTAAGGTCAGAATCTTTGCACGCCGCAAGAGAATTGGCTTGCGAAAACACTACCTGATTCCTTCCCGCACGCTTGGCGTCGTAAAGTGCGAGATCGGCGGCCTGAGTCAATTCACTCAGCAACGAGGGATGGGAGCGCGTCGCAGTGGCGCATCCGATACTTACGGTGAACGGAGGACGGCCGATTGCCGTTGGGTCGCAGGCCAGACGTTCGACGTCAGTGCGGATTGCTTCCGCGATCCGCACGGCCTGCATGGGATCAGTATCGGGAAGAACGATTACGAACTCCTCTCCGCCGTATCTGGAAGCGCAGTCACCCCGACGCTGAGCGTGCCGTCGAATGCAGTCTGCAAGGCGCCTTAAAGCATTGTCGCCTTCGGCATGCCCGTATACATCGTTGTACTGCTTGAAATGGTCGGCATCCACATACAGTACTGAAAGCCAGCCGTCGGTGCGTTGCAACCTGTCCCATTCGCTTGCGAGCGACGCATCGAGCGCGCGTCGATTTTTAAGGCCTGTGAGAGGATCAATCTGCGCAAGCTCTCTCAGGCGATCCTCGGCCACAGCCCGGTCTCGCAAGGCAAATGCAAGTATCCAGACTACGATGCAGAAGGCCAGACTGATGGACGACGCTGATATGCCGACAACCCACGAGAGATGCTTCCACGAGACGAGTACATCGTCCAGGGCGGGAGCGACTACTGCGATCAGCGGCGTACCGGGCACGCGCTGGAACGTATAGAGTCGCACCTCTCCATCGACCGACGAGCGCGCCGCGTAAAAGCCGGAATCGTGATTCACCATTCGCGGGAATGTGGGAGACGTGCTGAAGTTCGGTGGGGGCGAAGCATTTAGAGGAGGATTTCTCGATACCAGCGTGCCGTCGATACGCACGATGGCGGCAACGCCATGAGGGCCGACATCGAGATCTGCAAGCAGGTGGTTGAAATACTCCAGGTCGATAGCAACGATCGCCACGCCTTTGAAGGACCCATCCGGATAGTTGACCCGCCTGCTGAGTGCCATTGCTTCCGCGCCGCCTCGCGCGCGGGCGTGATAAATAGCTGACAGGTAACGTCCCACGTCCGGTGACTGGCGATGAACCAGAAAATAATCCCGGTCACCAAAATCCCAGTGATGGTTGCTTGAGCAACAGCCGGCTACCACCCGACCGCGGTCGTCGGTCACGCCCATTCCTGATATGTAACGCGAGTTGGCCGTCGTGTTGAACATCAGTTCGTTGCGAACGCTAGCACTCAGGGCCTGGACGCCGGGCTTGTCGAGAGTTGCGATGAGCGTGAGCAACGATTGGTCGGAAGACTCTACGGTTCGCGAAATGTTAGCCGACAATACAGCGGCGACGTTTTTCGAGGTTTCGTGAGCGTGTTCGCGCGCAGTGTCCCGCGCGGCGAGCAGTGTCAGCAGACTTACAGCCAGGACACCCGTTGCCAGCACACTACCGAAAGCGCCTACAACGAACGGATA
Proteins encoded in this region:
- a CDS encoding NAD(P)/FAD-dependent oxidoreductase, with the protein product MLRIDDVTNSEDFPERCDVAVIGGGIVGVSTAYELARRGVQVALLEKGIIGCEQSGRNWGWVRQQNRDLYELPLAMQSLRRWDELSNEIGEDIGFRQAGILYGTEHDSEVAQWELWLARAREVGFNSEILSARELAARIPSGRAKWAGGLWSVTDGRAEPSKAAPAIARGAQVLGAKIYQNCAVRSLDTSAGRVSGIWTERGRLAADSVVLAAGAWSALFCQHHDIDLPAINVIGTALRTAEAPGVIEGCFSGPNFALRRRLDGGYTIAVPGYGRVELAPQNLRHSAKFRTMFRSKLKKKLKIRVGASFFHGPEASARWCDDDISPFEKTRVLEPRADTEWLERALQNVANVFPELSGLRIAHAWAGAIDTTPDLVPVISKVDAKPGLVIASGFSGHGFGLGPGAGLLASRLIMDEAPQLDVRPYRLARFSDGTKLSSPEMM
- a CDS encoding TetR/AcrR family transcriptional regulator, encoding MRADAKKNYSHILTVAREVVAEHGADASMRDIARRADVGLATLLRHFPSREALFEALLCTNLDALTQKAGELETSNSPEEALVSWFREWMAFAQGYRGVVALMAAAHTNPDSALYASCAAVHSASARLLLRAQAEGTARNDMNGDDLFGLMAALGWLVDLPSFAPRADHLVHIITGAILTYPPGKGARKARP
- a CDS encoding SDR family NAD(P)-dependent oxidoreductase; protein product: MKRLEGKVAVITGGSSGIGLATARRFVEEGAHVVITGRREKELKEAAASIKRNVTTVVGDVSRLEDLDRLYAVVKEKHGHIDVLFANAGAGTIAPLAVATEAHFDQTFDVNVKGMFFTVQKALPLFKDGGSIILNSSVSNVLGLPGFTAYAASKAAVRNFARGWTMELKDRKIRVNAMSPGAIDTPALATTTGLTAEQAEQAVAQFTTQIPMGRRGMPEEIAAAVAFLASDESSYITGVDLAVDGGMAQV
- a CDS encoding sensor domain-containing diguanylate cyclase, encoding MFVHKSVRRVTAKASRYPFVVGAFGSVLATGVLAVSLLTLLAARDTAREHAHETSKNVAAVLSANISRTVESSDQSLLTLIATLDKPGVQALSASVRNELMFNTTANSRYISGMGVTDDRGRVVAGCCSSNHHWDFGDRDYFLVHRQSPDVGRYLSAIYHARARGGAEAMALSRRVNYPDGSFKGVAIVAIDLEYFNHLLADLDVGPHGVAAIVRIDGTLVSRNPPLNASPPPNFSTSPTFPRMVNHDSGFYAARSSVDGEVRLYTFQRVPGTPLIAVVAPALDDVLVSWKHLSWVVGISASSISLAFCIVVWILAFALRDRAVAEDRLRELAQIDPLTGLKNRRALDASLASEWDRLQRTDGWLSVLYVDADHFKQYNDVYGHAEGDNALRRLADCIRRHAQRRGDCASRYGGEEFVIVLPDTDPMQAVRIAEAIRTDVERLACDPTAIGRPPFTVSIGCATATRSHPSLLSELTQAADLALYDAKRAGRNQVVFSQANSLAACKDSDLTRVGTHP